GCAGGCAAAGAGAAGGTCAGCCTTGTCCTCGCCTGCAGGCAGGCCGGACGGGATCAGACGGGTCAGTTCGGAGGGTATCGTGTTGATCAGGGGCATGGGAGCGGCGCGTTCGGGTTCAGTGTCGTTCCTTATCTTCAGCCAGGGATCGACCGGGGATCAGCTAGTGAAATCAGAACAGGTTCGGATGCAATGCGGCAGCCAGGTTCTCGATCGCGAGGAAGAGCCTGGGTGCGGGTCGAAGCAGCCAGTTTTCGGGAATCAGGACGACGCGTTCGTTACGCACGGCGTCCAGGCCCTGCCAGCCTTTCAGCGACTTCGCCCTTTCCAGGTATCTCGCCCGGACTTCCTCTGCGTCCTGTCCTTCGCCCAGCGTGGAAAGGAGGACCTGCGGATCCTTGGAAACGATGTGCTCCAGGTTGTACACCGCCCACGTACCCGGCGCCAGGTCGTCGGCCACGTTCCGACCGCCGGCCCGTTGAATCACCGCCGAAGTAAACGTTTCAGGTCCGGGGGTCCAGTTCTCGTCCCGGAAGGGGCTGCCGACGAAAATCGTGGGACGCTCGCTTTCGGTCAGGCCGCCGATCCGCTCCGCGACCGTGGCCAGCCGCTGACGGTAACCTTCGGAAAGCTCGCGTGCCAATTCCTCACGACCGACAAGCCTGCCCACCGTACCGATCGCATCGAGCACGTCCTCGATCGACTGGGGGTCGAGGACGAACACCGGAACATCCAGTGCTTTCAGGCTGTATACCAGTTCTCTGGCGTTTCCCTTTGAAGCCAGTACGAGATCAGGATCGAGCGCCACGATTTTCTCGAGACTCATTGTCGTGACGTCGCCGATCTTCTCGATTTCCCTGGCTTCCGGCGGATAATCGCAGTAGTTCGTGACCCCCACGACCGAACTTCCCGCGCCCACTGCGAAAAGCAGTTCCGTGTTGCTTGGTATAAGCGATATGATTCGCTCCGGAGTACCCTGAAGGGTCACGGCGGAACCGATGACATCCGTTTCTGTCACCTGACCGGCAGCCACCCTGGGAATCAGCAGGAAACTAAGGAGAAAAACAAACCTTGGGAAGCGCGAAACGTACCTCACATTCGTTCCGGATGTCACGGGAGCAGGATACGGTTTACAGCGGTATACAATATAGACGAAGACGGTTAAAACGGTACTTTTTTTTGTAATACGCACTAAATTGATTCGAAGCCTGAACCACGCAAATGAACATAGCCGTCGTACCTTCCATGCTCGACCCGAATCGGTTCAGACGGCGGTCTTTCGGAGGGAAGCTTACGATGGGACGCTTTGACTACTGCCTCAATACGAGTACGATCCGGTCGCCCGGTGTTTCCGTGCTGGAATACGTGGATATCGCGGCCGACGCCGGATATGACGGAATCGAACCCTGGGTGGAGGAAATCGATGCCTGGATCGAAGGGGGCGGTACGCTGACGCAACTGCAGGACCACGCTGCCGGCCGGGATATCCGGATCGTGAACCTGATCGCCTTTTTCGAATGGGCAGTGCCCGAGGCCGACCGCCACGCCTTTGGTTTGGAAGAGGCGCGGCGGTGCTTCGAAATGGCACAGGTGCTGGATTGCCCTTTCGTAGCCACGGCCCCGAAGGGGATCCACGACCGCGAAGTCGACCTATTTTCCGTCGCCCGGAGATTCGCCGAACTGACGGACGCCGTATCGGATTTCTCCCCGAAACCCCTGCTGGAGTTCTGGGGCGTGTCCCGGACGCTGGGAACAGTAGGAGAAGCCCTGCTCGTGGCCGCCGAAAGCGGGGTGCGTGACACCAGGCTGCTGACCGACATCTTTCACATGTACAAGGGTAGCGGGCACCAGCACGGGATGGACTACCTCGATCCCGGTCGCCTGGGCCTGGTCCACGTGAACGACTATCCCACAGTCCCGCCCCGTACGTACATCGAAGACGAGCACCGGGTCTATCCCGGAGACGGCGTAGCGCCCTGGGACGAGATCGTCGCCAGCCTGGAACGGCAGGAATACCGGGGCATGCTGTCACTCGAGCTGTTCAATCCCGCCTACTGGGCCGAAGGGCCGGTGGCCACGGCACAAATAGGACTGGCAAAGCTTCGGGCATGCGTAGAAAACGCGTGATTCGTAACTGACCGGTTCATGCCGTAACGGACATCAC
The window above is part of the Gemmatimonadota bacterium genome. Proteins encoded here:
- a CDS encoding ABC transporter substrate-binding protein, giving the protein MNLVRITKKSTVLTVFVYIVYRCKPYPAPVTSGTNVRYVSRFPRFVFLLSFLLIPRVAAGQVTETDVIGSAVTLQGTPERIISLIPSNTELLFAVGAGSSVVGVTNYCDYPPEAREIEKIGDVTTMSLEKIVALDPDLVLASKGNARELVYSLKALDVPVFVLDPQSIEDVLDAIGTVGRLVGREELARELSEGYRQRLATVAERIGGLTESERPTIFVGSPFRDENWTPGPETFTSAVIQRAGGRNVADDLAPGTWAVYNLEHIVSKDPQVLLSTLGEGQDAEEVRARYLERAKSLKGWQGLDAVRNERVVLIPENWLLRPAPRLFLAIENLAAALHPNLF
- a CDS encoding sugar phosphate isomerase/epimerase, which produces MNIAVVPSMLDPNRFRRRSFGGKLTMGRFDYCLNTSTIRSPGVSVLEYVDIAADAGYDGIEPWVEEIDAWIEGGGTLTQLQDHAAGRDIRIVNLIAFFEWAVPEADRHAFGLEEARRCFEMAQVLDCPFVATAPKGIHDREVDLFSVARRFAELTDAVSDFSPKPLLEFWGVSRTLGTVGEALLVAAESGVRDTRLLTDIFHMYKGSGHQHGMDYLDPGRLGLVHVNDYPTVPPRTYIEDEHRVYPGDGVAPWDEIVASLERQEYRGMLSLELFNPAYWAEGPVATAQIGLAKLRACVENA